A region of Oxyura jamaicensis isolate SHBP4307 breed ruddy duck chromosome 9, BPBGC_Ojam_1.0, whole genome shotgun sequence DNA encodes the following proteins:
- the TM4SF1 gene encoding transmembrane 4 L6 family member 1 isoform X2, translated as MLLSSSCNREARVTMTIEVNFFFVLVLYRSCWILGSQVLIPAAVFIGLHSDDSCGCFGHENCGKSCAMFSSVLAAFVGILGSGYCIIISALGLSHGPYCYTHVERNWIYPFTESSGGYLFEYNKWSKCQEPQNIVQWNVTLFSILLVLGGIEFILCFTQIINGILGGVCRLCCSHEETFAC; from the exons ATGCTTCTGTCCTCTTCTTGCAATAGAGAAGCCAGAGTAACAATGACTATtgaggttaattttttttttgttttggttttatataGGAGCTGCTGGATCCTTGGATCCCAG GTACTCATTCCAGCTGCAGTATTCATTGGGCTTCACAGTGATGACAGCTGTGGGTGCTTTGGCCATGAGAACTGTGGGAAAAGTTGTGCG ATGTTCTCCTCAGTTCTGGCAGCCTTTGTTGGGATCCTTGGTTCTGGATACTGTATAATCATTTCAGCACTGGGCTTGTCTCATGGACCATATTGTTATACTCATGTAGAAAGAAACTGGATCTATCCTTTCACTGAATCTTCTGGAGG GTACCTGTTTGAGTATAATAAGTGGTCTAAATGTCAAGAACCTCAAAACATCGTTCAGTGGAATGTCACcctcttttccattcttcttgTCCTGGGAGGAATAGAGTTCATCCTGTGCTTCACACAGATAATCAATGGCATTCTTGGAGGAGTATGTAGGCTGTGCTGCAGTCATGAGGAG ACATTTGCTTGCTAG
- the TM4SF1 gene encoding transmembrane 4 L6 family member 1 isoform X1 — MCFGRCTRCIGCKLLILALLSIVANILLYFPNGETRFASEHHLSKYVECLHGILGGGLLVLIPAAVFIGLHSDDSCGCFGHENCGKSCAMFSSVLAAFVGILGSGYCIIISALGLSHGPYCYTHVERNWIYPFTESSGGYLFEYNKWSKCQEPQNIVQWNVTLFSILLVLGGIEFILCFTQIINGILGGVCRLCCSHEETFAC, encoded by the exons ATGTGTTTTGGAAGGTGTACTAGGTGTATTGGTTGTAAGTTGCTCATCCTTGCCTTGCTCAGCATTGTGGccaatattttactttattttcccaATGGTGAAACAAGATTTGCTTCAGAGCATCATCTCAGCAAATATGTAGAGTGCCTCCATGGCATTCTAGGTGGAGGCCTTTTG GTACTCATTCCAGCTGCAGTATTCATTGGGCTTCACAGTGATGACAGCTGTGGGTGCTTTGGCCATGAGAACTGTGGGAAAAGTTGTGCG ATGTTCTCCTCAGTTCTGGCAGCCTTTGTTGGGATCCTTGGTTCTGGATACTGTATAATCATTTCAGCACTGGGCTTGTCTCATGGACCATATTGTTATACTCATGTAGAAAGAAACTGGATCTATCCTTTCACTGAATCTTCTGGAGG GTACCTGTTTGAGTATAATAAGTGGTCTAAATGTCAAGAACCTCAAAACATCGTTCAGTGGAATGTCACcctcttttccattcttcttgTCCTGGGAGGAATAGAGTTCATCCTGTGCTTCACACAGATAATCAATGGCATTCTTGGAGGAGTATGTAGGCTGTGCTGCAGTCATGAGGAG ACATTTGCTTGCTAG
- the TM4SF1 gene encoding transmembrane 4 L6 family member 1 isoform X3, with amino-acid sequence MVIQMKQMELLLKHILVQPLLDLQHCGSKKVLIPAAVFIGLHSDDSCGCFGHENCGKSCAMFSSVLAAFVGILGSGYCIIISALGLSHGPYCYTHVERNWIYPFTESSGGYLFEYNKWSKCQEPQNIVQWNVTLFSILLVLGGIEFILCFTQIINGILGGVCRLCCSHEETFAC; translated from the exons ATGGTAATCCAAATGAAACAAATGGAACTGCTCCTGAAACACATTCTTGTACAACCTCTTCTGGACCTGCAGCACTGTGGCTCAAAAAAG GTACTCATTCCAGCTGCAGTATTCATTGGGCTTCACAGTGATGACAGCTGTGGGTGCTTTGGCCATGAGAACTGTGGGAAAAGTTGTGCG ATGTTCTCCTCAGTTCTGGCAGCCTTTGTTGGGATCCTTGGTTCTGGATACTGTATAATCATTTCAGCACTGGGCTTGTCTCATGGACCATATTGTTATACTCATGTAGAAAGAAACTGGATCTATCCTTTCACTGAATCTTCTGGAGG GTACCTGTTTGAGTATAATAAGTGGTCTAAATGTCAAGAACCTCAAAACATCGTTCAGTGGAATGTCACcctcttttccattcttcttgTCCTGGGAGGAATAGAGTTCATCCTGTGCTTCACACAGATAATCAATGGCATTCTTGGAGGAGTATGTAGGCTGTGCTGCAGTCATGAGGAG ACATTTGCTTGCTAG
- the TM4SF18 gene encoding transmembrane 4 L6 family member 18 isoform X2 yields the protein MALEACGSCLSCLLIPLALWSIVVNVLLYFPNGNASYATSFQLPNYVWYFEGICFSGVMILLLAVILIALECSVFSQCCQSESCNKTYRSFISIVLALLGVSFSGYSCIIFTLGLIQGPFCNSSNGWDYIFKNTVGGYLTDYSVWSQCTEPVNAVEWNIILLSILIALSGLQLIICFLKVAAELKRTLCGTYSVFVQVTKDLRLSSFFSTYKVIEIITERALLWHKH from the exons ATGGCTTTAGAGGCATGTGGAAGTTGTCTGAGTTGTCTGCTGATACCTCTTGCACTTTGGAGTATTGTTGTTAATGTCCTATTATACTTCCCTAATGGGAATGCTTCATATGCCACCAGTTTCCAGCTTCCCAACTATGTGTGGTATTTCGAAGGGATCTGTTTCTCAGGTGTGATG ATCCTTCTCTTGGCAGTAATTCTCATAGCTCTGGAGTGTAGTGTGTTCAGTCAGTGCTGCCAGAGTGAGAGCTGTAATAAAACCTACAGG AGTTTTATTTCAATTGTGTTAGCCCTGCTTGGAGTTTCTTTCTCTGGATACAGTTGCATCATTTTTACCTTGGGGTTGATCCAAGGCCCATTCTGCAATTCATCAAACGGATGGGACTACATCTTCAAAAATACTGTTGGAGG GTACCTCACAGATTACTCTGTTTGGTCTCAGTGCACTGAACCTGTTAATGCAGTGGAATGGAACATCATTTTACTCTCTATTCTGATAGCTCTTAGTGGATTGCAGCTGATCATCTGTTTTCTCAAAGTGGCTGCTGAGTTGAAACGGACACTCTGTGGGACCTACTCTGTTTTTGTTCAGGTAACAAAAGACCTGAGGTTGTCTTCTTTCTTCAGCACCTACAAG GTTATTGAAATTATAACTGAGAGGGCTCTGCTTTGGCACAAGCATTAG
- the TM4SF18 gene encoding transmembrane 4 L6 family member 18 isoform X3 — MALEACGSCLSCLLIPLALWSIVVNVLLYFPNGNASYATSFQLPNYVWYFEGICFSGVMILLLAVILIALECSVFSQCCQSESCNKTYRSFISIVLALLGVSFSGYSCIIFTLGLIQGPFCNSSNGWDYIFKNTVGGYLTDYSVWSQCTEPVNAVEWNIILLSILIALSGLQLIICFLKVAAELKRTLCGTYSVFVQVTKDLRLSSFFSTYKAGIL, encoded by the exons ATGGCTTTAGAGGCATGTGGAAGTTGTCTGAGTTGTCTGCTGATACCTCTTGCACTTTGGAGTATTGTTGTTAATGTCCTATTATACTTCCCTAATGGGAATGCTTCATATGCCACCAGTTTCCAGCTTCCCAACTATGTGTGGTATTTCGAAGGGATCTGTTTCTCAGGTGTGATG ATCCTTCTCTTGGCAGTAATTCTCATAGCTCTGGAGTGTAGTGTGTTCAGTCAGTGCTGCCAGAGTGAGAGCTGTAATAAAACCTACAGG AGTTTTATTTCAATTGTGTTAGCCCTGCTTGGAGTTTCTTTCTCTGGATACAGTTGCATCATTTTTACCTTGGGGTTGATCCAAGGCCCATTCTGCAATTCATCAAACGGATGGGACTACATCTTCAAAAATACTGTTGGAGG GTACCTCACAGATTACTCTGTTTGGTCTCAGTGCACTGAACCTGTTAATGCAGTGGAATGGAACATCATTTTACTCTCTATTCTGATAGCTCTTAGTGGATTGCAGCTGATCATCTGTTTTCTCAAAGTGGCTGCTGAGTTGAAACGGACACTCTGTGGGACCTACTCTGTTTTTGTTCAGGTAACAAAAGACCTGAGGTTGTCTTCTTTCTTCAGCACCTACAAG gctgGGATTCTCTGA
- the TM4SF18 gene encoding transmembrane 4 L6 family member 18 isoform X5, with product MALEACGSCLSCLLIPLALWSIVVNVLLYFPNGNASYATSFQLPNYVWYFEGICFSGVMILLLAVILIALECSVFSQCCQSESCNKTYRSFISIVLALLGVSFSGYSCIIFTLGLIQGPFCNSSNGWDYIFKNTVGGYLTDYSVWSQCTEPVNAVEWNIILLSILIALSGLQLIICFLKVAAELKRTLCGTYSVFVQAGIL from the exons ATGGCTTTAGAGGCATGTGGAAGTTGTCTGAGTTGTCTGCTGATACCTCTTGCACTTTGGAGTATTGTTGTTAATGTCCTATTATACTTCCCTAATGGGAATGCTTCATATGCCACCAGTTTCCAGCTTCCCAACTATGTGTGGTATTTCGAAGGGATCTGTTTCTCAGGTGTGATG ATCCTTCTCTTGGCAGTAATTCTCATAGCTCTGGAGTGTAGTGTGTTCAGTCAGTGCTGCCAGAGTGAGAGCTGTAATAAAACCTACAGG AGTTTTATTTCAATTGTGTTAGCCCTGCTTGGAGTTTCTTTCTCTGGATACAGTTGCATCATTTTTACCTTGGGGTTGATCCAAGGCCCATTCTGCAATTCATCAAACGGATGGGACTACATCTTCAAAAATACTGTTGGAGG GTACCTCACAGATTACTCTGTTTGGTCTCAGTGCACTGAACCTGTTAATGCAGTGGAATGGAACATCATTTTACTCTCTATTCTGATAGCTCTTAGTGGATTGCAGCTGATCATCTGTTTTCTCAAAGTGGCTGCTGAGTTGAAACGGACACTCTGTGGGACCTACTCTGTTTTTGTTCAG gctgGGATTCTCTGA
- the TM4SF18 gene encoding transmembrane 4 L6 family member 18 isoform X1 yields MALEACGSCLSCLLIPLALWSIVVNVLLYFPNGNASYATSFQLPNYVWYFEGICFSGVMILLLAVILIALECSVFSQCCQSESCNKTYRSFISIVLALLGVSFSGYSCIIFTLGLIQGPFCNSSNGWDYIFKNTVGGYLTDYSVWSQCTEPVNAVEWNIILLSILIALSGLQLIICFLKVAAELKRTLCGTYSVFVQVTKDLRLSSFFSTYKVSLASAISLSRGPTLLVNAFSVPLHIYEQIICTDGKSAVSLWYTGMTDCSL; encoded by the exons ATGGCTTTAGAGGCATGTGGAAGTTGTCTGAGTTGTCTGCTGATACCTCTTGCACTTTGGAGTATTGTTGTTAATGTCCTATTATACTTCCCTAATGGGAATGCTTCATATGCCACCAGTTTCCAGCTTCCCAACTATGTGTGGTATTTCGAAGGGATCTGTTTCTCAGGTGTGATG ATCCTTCTCTTGGCAGTAATTCTCATAGCTCTGGAGTGTAGTGTGTTCAGTCAGTGCTGCCAGAGTGAGAGCTGTAATAAAACCTACAGG AGTTTTATTTCAATTGTGTTAGCCCTGCTTGGAGTTTCTTTCTCTGGATACAGTTGCATCATTTTTACCTTGGGGTTGATCCAAGGCCCATTCTGCAATTCATCAAACGGATGGGACTACATCTTCAAAAATACTGTTGGAGG GTACCTCACAGATTACTCTGTTTGGTCTCAGTGCACTGAACCTGTTAATGCAGTGGAATGGAACATCATTTTACTCTCTATTCTGATAGCTCTTAGTGGATTGCAGCTGATCATCTGTTTTCTCAAAGTGGCTGCTGAGTTGAAACGGACACTCTGTGGGACCTACTCTGTTTTTGTTCAGGTAACAAAAGACCTGAGGTTGTCTTCTTTCTTCAGCACCTACAAGGTCAGTTTAGCTTCAGCAATTTCTCTCAGTAGAGGACCTACTCTTCTAGTTAATGCATTCTCTGTCCCACTGCATATTTATGAGCAGATAATATGTACTGACGGTAAATCTGCTGTGTCCTTGTGGTATACAGGGATGACTGACTGCTCTCTCTAA
- the TM4SF18 gene encoding transmembrane 4 L6 family member 18 isoform X4: MALEACGSCLSCLLIPLALWSIVVNVLLYFPNGNASYATSFQLPNYVWYFEGICFSGVMILLLAVILIALECSVFSQCCQSESCNKTYRSFISIVLALLGVSFSGYSCIIFTLGLIQGPFCNSSNGWDYIFKNTVGGYLTDYSVWSQCTEPVNAVEWNIILLSILIALSGLQLIICFLKVAAELKRTLCGTYSVFVQVIEIITERALLWHKH; the protein is encoded by the exons ATGGCTTTAGAGGCATGTGGAAGTTGTCTGAGTTGTCTGCTGATACCTCTTGCACTTTGGAGTATTGTTGTTAATGTCCTATTATACTTCCCTAATGGGAATGCTTCATATGCCACCAGTTTCCAGCTTCCCAACTATGTGTGGTATTTCGAAGGGATCTGTTTCTCAGGTGTGATG ATCCTTCTCTTGGCAGTAATTCTCATAGCTCTGGAGTGTAGTGTGTTCAGTCAGTGCTGCCAGAGTGAGAGCTGTAATAAAACCTACAGG AGTTTTATTTCAATTGTGTTAGCCCTGCTTGGAGTTTCTTTCTCTGGATACAGTTGCATCATTTTTACCTTGGGGTTGATCCAAGGCCCATTCTGCAATTCATCAAACGGATGGGACTACATCTTCAAAAATACTGTTGGAGG GTACCTCACAGATTACTCTGTTTGGTCTCAGTGCACTGAACCTGTTAATGCAGTGGAATGGAACATCATTTTACTCTCTATTCTGATAGCTCTTAGTGGATTGCAGCTGATCATCTGTTTTCTCAAAGTGGCTGCTGAGTTGAAACGGACACTCTGTGGGACCTACTCTGTTTTTGTTCAG GTTATTGAAATTATAACTGAGAGGGCTCTGCTTTGGCACAAGCATTAG